From one Streptomyces sp. NBC_01478 genomic stretch:
- a CDS encoding threonine ammonia-lyase codes for MQETRGTRLDTARIRATRRVIDPVFLDSPLYRCEALEPGLGCAVSIKLETANPVRSFKARGTEVIASLLAEHGPRAVVCASAGNLGQALAWSGRGRGLDVTVVASRFATAAKLERIRAFGARLELVDGDHELARERAAAIARHDGIRLVEDSLDLETCEGAATIGLELVEARDGWDGPDGRDGRGPAQLVGAAPPFDAVLVALGGGALATGVGHVLKELAPGVEVICVQPLGAPALTHSWHQRRVVTTDSTDTIADGVAGRYPIPAVLDDLLLVADDAVLVREASIIAGMRMLLDHAGLVVEPSAALGIAAILEDRDRFAGRHVVTVVCGSNVDVDAYRRWVDAGPVPAVRNQEIRE; via the coding sequence GTGCAGGAGACACGCGGGACCCGCCTCGACACCGCTCGGATCCGGGCGACCCGCCGGGTGATCGACCCGGTCTTTCTCGACTCTCCGCTGTACCGCTGCGAGGCGCTGGAGCCGGGTCTCGGGTGTGCGGTGAGCATCAAGCTCGAAACGGCGAACCCGGTCCGCAGTTTCAAGGCCCGCGGTACCGAGGTCATCGCGAGCCTGCTCGCCGAGCACGGTCCGCGGGCCGTGGTGTGCGCCAGCGCGGGCAATCTCGGCCAGGCCCTCGCCTGGTCCGGCCGCGGCCGGGGGCTGGACGTGACGGTCGTGGCGTCCCGCTTCGCCACGGCGGCCAAGCTGGAGCGCATCCGTGCGTTCGGTGCCCGGCTGGAGCTGGTGGACGGTGACCATGAGCTGGCGCGCGAGCGGGCGGCGGCCATCGCGCGCCACGACGGCATCCGGCTCGTCGAGGACAGCCTGGACCTCGAGACCTGCGAGGGCGCGGCGACCATCGGCCTGGAGCTGGTGGAAGCGCGGGACGGGTGGGACGGGCCGGATGGACGGGATGGGCGGGGACCGGCGCAACTGGTGGGCGCCGCGCCGCCGTTCGACGCCGTTCTGGTCGCTCTCGGCGGCGGGGCGCTGGCCACCGGCGTGGGGCATGTGCTGAAGGAGCTGGCGCCCGGCGTCGAGGTGATCTGCGTCCAGCCGTTGGGCGCCCCGGCGTTGACGCACTCGTGGCATCAACGGCGCGTCGTCACCACCGACTCGACCGACACCATCGCCGACGGCGTCGCCGGCCGGTACCCCATCCCGGCCGTCCTGGACGATCTCCTCCTGGTCGCCGACGACGCCGTCCTGGTCCGGGAGGCGTCGATCATCGCCGGTATGCGGATGCTCCTCGACCACGCGGGCCTCGTCGTCGAACCGTCGGCCGCGCTCGGCATCGCGGCGATCCTCGAAGACCGGGACCGTTTCGCCGGGCGGCATGTGGTCACCGTCGTGTGCGGCAGCAACGTCGACGTGGACGCCTATCGCCGCTGGGTCGACGCGGGGCCCGTGCCCGCCGTACGGAATCAAGAGATACGGGAGTAA
- a CDS encoding DUF3885 domain-containing protein, with product MSTGTAPTPLAALWRERWPSGPPVAHTFRRTYAARWVRFHSLPGSKRYPEFEDEYAIVLHRYNTVLDELFAGADVFVVTVDWSNTLTGPAVRPEPRRSLHPGGVPWWTESDDDDPDPEFHIHSRLYADRRPWRHGCVDELLRAVADDTLAEVFVTDTELHRVHHPYDGGADVILTTPAERDRLRAKHTDWLPGNPAGL from the coding sequence ATGAGCACGGGCACCGCGCCGACGCCGCTCGCCGCGCTGTGGCGGGAGCGGTGGCCGTCGGGTCCGCCCGTCGCGCACACGTTCCGCCGGACGTACGCGGCCCGCTGGGTGCGCTTCCACAGTCTCCCCGGCTCGAAGCGGTATCCGGAGTTCGAGGACGAGTACGCGATCGTGCTGCACCGGTACAACACCGTCCTCGACGAGTTGTTCGCGGGCGCCGACGTGTTCGTGGTGACCGTGGACTGGTCGAACACCCTCACCGGGCCCGCCGTCCGGCCGGAACCGCGCCGGTCACTGCACCCCGGTGGCGTCCCCTGGTGGACCGAGTCGGACGATGACGACCCCGACCCGGAATTCCACATCCACAGCCGCCTCTACGCCGACCGGCGCCCCTGGCGGCACGGTTGCGTCGACGAACTGCTGCGGGCCGTCGCGGACGACACACTCGCCGAAGTGTTCGTCACCGACACCGAGTTGCACCGCGTCCACCACCCCTACGACGGCGGGGCGGACGTCATCCTCACCACGCCCGCCGAACGGGACCGCCTTCGCGCGAAGCACACCGACTGGCTGCCCGGCAATCCGGCCGGCCTCTGA